The genomic region TTAAAAATCATGTTGTTTTTTAGAATTTTGACTCTTAAATTTTCTGACCAATTAAAAAAAGCAGAGTTAACGATTTCTCCAGACTCATCAAACATTTGACAATTATTTGCTATCAAATAAATTCTTCTTTGATAGTAATTTTTAAAAACATCTGATAATAAAGATTTAAAATTGGTCAAAGAATCTGTATATTCTTTTTTATCAAAATCTATTATAATGTTTGAAGCTTGAATAGTTATTTCTAATCTTTTTGAACTTGTTGATGGTGGGGTTTCTATATCAACATATTTATATATATTATAAAATACATCTGAAAATAAAGAAGAAGGGCCATTATATACTAGCCCTATTTTTTCTTTTGAAAATATTGATATATTTATTAAAATAATACAGAATAAAAGTATAATCCTTGTGGTGGAGCTGATGCTGGAGCTTTGGAACGACTTTTTGCTTCTAAAATTTCTTTTATATATTCTGGTTCCCAACTTTCTGTCCCTACCTTTACTAAAGCACCTACAATATTTCTTACCATTCTTCTCAAAAACGAATGACCCTCTACTCGTATCAATATGATATTATTTCTCATTTTTAAAATTCGTATTCTATATATTGTTCTTACAGGATTTCTATCATCATTTCCAGTTTTAAATGTTGTAAAATCATGTTCCCCTTCTAAATATTTAGCAGCTTTTCTCATTTTCTCTATGTTTAAATTATAAGGAAACCACCAAACCCTATCTCTTAAAAATATGTTTGGCTCATCATTTTGATAAATGAAATAATGATAAATTCTTTTTTTTGCTTCGTGGCGTGGAGAGAATTTATCTCGAACATTTCTAACTTCCCTAACATAAATATCTTCAGGTAGATTTGCATTCAAGGCATCTTTTATATTTTTTAATGTCATTCTTTCATTTGGAACGCTAAAAGCTATAACTTGTCCATAACCATGAACTCCTGTATCTGTTCTTCCAGCACCCCACGAAATTACTTTTTGTTTAAAAATCCTTTTTAAAGTTTTTTCAAACTCACCTTGAACAGTTCTAACTTTAGGTTGTCCTTGAAATCCATTAAATCTAGTTCCATCATATGCAACTATTGCAGCAACTCTTCTCATATTTTACCTCCATTATAAAACGCCTTTTTCCTTTAAAACACCAGTTTCTAACAGTTTATAAGCAATTTCTTTTTCTTGTTTTTCGAGTAATTCTAAATCTTTTTTAAATAGTTTTTCATAAATTCTTATTAAATAAAGGTTCGCAAATTTTGATACGTACATTTTTATTGTTTCTTTATGAGAATCTTCAACATTTTTAACTAAAGTTTCTAACCAATCTTCATAATTTTCCCTTATTTTTTGGGTTTTTATTAAAGAATTAAATTCATGTATTGTTTCATATAATCCAATAAATTCTGATATAAGTTCTATATAATCACCATACAACTCTCTTATTTCTTCTGATAAAAAATCTACAAAAGAAACTTTTAAATATGATGAAACCTTTTTATCTATTTTTAAAAATCTTTTTAAACCAACTAAATTTCCTTTTTTTTCTTTCAATACAAAATAACCTAAAATACCATTATTAAAATTTTGGATATTTTCCAAATCTTCTTCACTATATAATATAATTTTTAATGTTTTAGAATCTATAAATTCGCATTTTTTTGGAACGTAGAAATCACCATTATTGGTTACTAATAATAGATTTGGTTCCATAATTTCACCTCAATATTCAGTCAATGAATTTACAACCTCTTTTGCACCTGAAATAATATTTTTTGCTTCAACTTCATTATTTCCTTTTGCTAACAAATAAAATTTAATTTTTGGTTCTGTTCCAGATGGTCTTCCGATAATTTTTAGTTTATTTTCATAATTTAATTCTACCACATTAGATTGAGGCAAATCATTAATACCTTTCAAATAATCTATAATTTCCATTAATTTTAAATTTTTTACTTGAGTTGGTGGATTATTTCTTAATTTTTGCATGATAGTATTAATTTTGTTTAGACCTTCAATACCTTCTAATGTAAAGGAAACATTTTCTTCAAGATAATATCCGTATTTTTCTTTTAATTCATTAAAATAATCAGTTAATGTCATATTTTTGTTGTGTATATAAGAAACCATAATAGCTACCAATCCAGAGGCAATAACAGCATCTTTATCTCTTGCGTGGTCATTGGCCAAATACCCGTAACTTTCTTCAAATCCAAAAATAAATTTCTTTTCACCATTATTATAATATTTTTCAAGTTTTTCACCGATGAATTTAAAGCCGGTTAGTGTTTCTTCAACAGAAATATTAAACTCTCTGGCAATAGGCTTAATCATATCTGTTGTTACAATGGTTTTTATTATTAATCCATTTTCTGGTAAAATTCCAAGAGATTGCATTCTGGTTAAAATAAAATGTGACAACATAACTCCAATCTGGTTTCCAGTGAAAGCTTTATAATCATTTCCCTCTTTTACGTATATACCTAATCTATCGGAGTCTGGATCAGTTGCCATAACCAGATCGGCATTAATATTATTTGCATAATTTAAAGCGAGTTCGAAAGCATCTTTTTCTTCTGGATTAGGAA from Marinitoga aeolica harbors:
- the truA gene encoding tRNA pseudouridine(38-40) synthase TruA; its protein translation is MRRVAAIVAYDGTRFNGFQGQPKVRTVQGEFEKTLKRIFKQKVISWGAGRTDTGVHGYGQVIAFSVPNERMTLKNIKDALNANLPEDIYVREVRNVRDKFSPRHEAKKRIYHYFIYQNDEPNIFLRDRVWWFPYNLNIEKMRKAAKYLEGEHDFTTFKTGNDDRNPVRTIYRIRILKMRNNIILIRVEGHSFLRRMVRNIVGALVKVGTESWEPEYIKEILEAKSRSKAPASAPPQGLYFYSVLF
- a CDS encoding phospho-sugar mutase, which codes for MTDIEKNAYNKFELWVKKADSSLKNELINIKNDKKELLDRFFKDLEFGTGGLRGKIGAGTNRMNVHTVARATQGFANYLKKICRFPAVAIAYDTRKFSLDFAKTAASVLAANGINVHIFKEVTATPILSFAVRYLKTTAGIVITASHNPPQYNGYKIYTSDGTQAIPKVANKVIEEINKLDYFDDVKITDFEEGIKSGYINWISEELFEDYINNLESYLRSLMPQMENNINIVYSPFHGTGLKPVKEILTRLGFNLKIVEEQAVPDPNFSTVKVPNPEEKDAFELALNYANNINADLVMATDPDSDRLGIYVKEGNDYKAFTGNQIGVMLSHFILTRMQSLGILPENGLIIKTIVTTDMIKPIAREFNISVEETLTGFKFIGEKLEKYYNNGEKKFIFGFEESYGYLANDHARDKDAVIASGLVAIMVSYIHNKNMTLTDYFNELKEKYGYYLEENVSFTLEGIEGLNKINTIMQKLRNNPPTQVKNLKLMEIIDYLKGINDLPQSNVVELNYENKLKIIGRPSGTEPKIKFYLLAKGNNEVEAKNIISGAKEVVNSLTEY